Proteins encoded together in one Chryseobacterium taklimakanense window:
- a CDS encoding efflux RND transporter permease subunit, whose product MKLAEVSIKRPSLVIVMLALLIIGGLFSYTQLNYELIPKFEVKVVTVATVYPGASPAEVENTVSRKIEDAVSALEGVKKIQSKSYESLSVVIIQFNNDADVDFALNEAQRKINAIRSDLPEDIDEPSLTQFSLSDMPIVRMGVTGNLTENELYELIDQRIQPEFSRIPGVSKVDIIGGQEREIRINLNQEKLEGYGLTIPEVQQMITMSNLDFPTGSLKTRENSTLIRLAGKITSVEELRNLTISSKNGQNIRLSDIAEVQDTQKVADKIARINQENTMMLQVQKQTDANAVEVSELVQMKIAQIQEQYKDRNIKIAIASDTSIFTLEAANAVIKDLLIAIGLVAFVMMFFLHSFRNALIVMVAIPTSLIATFIGMYILGYSLNLMSLLGLSLVVGILVDDAIVVIENIHRHMEMGKNKVRASYDGAKEIGFTVTAITLVIVVVFLPIAMSSGLVSDIISQFCVTVIIATLLSLLVSFTVVPWLFSRYGKLEVIDNKSFFGKILEKFENGLTWFTHKIEGILKWSLVNKLKTFGITIILFVSAIALAVMGYIGSDFFPGTDKGEFLVQIEMPKDTSLEETNFITQDAEKYLAQKPEIVKMITSVGQVSGGMGAMQSTNYKSEISLELVPKSEREDDTKVYAAKLKRELEKVLVGAKVTTVPVGFMGAEQAPLQMTVTGTTLEDAMSYAKTAEAQLHKIDGASEIKLSVEEGNPEISVTVDRDKMTSLGLNVATVGQTLRTAFSGNTDNKFRTGNNEYDINIILDEANRTSIDDVRNINFVNRDGFRIQLSQFADINFTSGPALLERYDRSPSVTIQAQTVGKTTGAVAAEWEAKMAEVKKPAGVNWVWGGNMENQSEGFGTLGVALLAAIMLVYMIMVVLYDDFLKPFIVLFSIPLSFIGALWALALTNQSLNIFTILGIIMLIGLVAKNAILLVDFANHRLDKGETIENALIQANHARLRPILMTTIAMVFGMLPIALASGAAAEMNNGLAIVIIGGLISSLFLTLIIVPVVYLIVVKLEYRFSKKEKTNYEEEMVADYEHMHPENELEF is encoded by the coding sequence ATGAAATTAGCAGAAGTATCGATTAAGAGACCCAGTTTGGTCATTGTAATGCTCGCATTACTGATCATCGGTGGGCTCTTCAGTTATACCCAGCTCAATTACGAGCTTATTCCAAAATTCGAAGTAAAGGTAGTAACCGTAGCCACAGTATATCCCGGTGCATCGCCGGCGGAGGTTGAAAATACAGTTTCCCGAAAAATAGAAGACGCGGTTTCGGCGTTGGAAGGTGTAAAGAAAATTCAGTCCAAATCATACGAAAGTCTTTCGGTGGTTATTATTCAGTTTAATAATGATGCCGATGTGGATTTTGCTTTGAATGAAGCCCAGCGAAAAATTAACGCAATCCGTTCCGATCTTCCAGAAGACATCGATGAACCTTCGCTCACCCAGTTCTCGCTTTCGGATATGCCGATCGTAAGAATGGGGGTAACCGGTAATTTGACTGAAAATGAACTCTACGAACTCATTGACCAAAGAATTCAGCCTGAATTTTCTAGGATTCCCGGCGTATCAAAAGTAGACATCATCGGTGGACAGGAACGCGAAATCCGCATCAACCTTAATCAGGAAAAACTTGAAGGTTACGGACTTACCATCCCCGAAGTTCAGCAGATGATCACCATGTCAAACCTCGATTTCCCTACGGGAAGTTTGAAGACCCGTGAAAACAGCACACTCATCCGTCTGGCAGGGAAAATTACATCAGTTGAAGAACTCAGAAATCTTACTATTTCTTCAAAAAATGGTCAGAACATCCGCCTTTCCGACATTGCTGAAGTTCAGGACACGCAGAAGGTAGCAGATAAAATTGCCCGTATCAATCAGGAAAATACCATGATGCTTCAGGTACAGAAGCAGACTGATGCCAATGCGGTAGAGGTAAGTGAACTGGTGCAGATGAAAATCGCTCAGATTCAAGAACAGTACAAAGACCGTAACATCAAAATTGCAATAGCCAGTGATACTTCCATATTTACCCTTGAAGCGGCGAATGCTGTAATCAAAGATTTATTGATTGCTATTGGGCTTGTGGCGTTTGTAATGATGTTCTTCTTACACAGTTTCAGAAACGCGCTTATTGTAATGGTGGCGATTCCAACATCGCTTATTGCGACATTTATTGGGATGTATATTCTGGGTTACAGTTTGAACCTTATGAGTTTGCTTGGGCTTTCCCTTGTGGTAGGTATTCTTGTGGATGACGCGATTGTAGTTATCGAGAATATTCACCGCCACATGGAGATGGGCAAGAATAAAGTGCGTGCATCTTATGACGGAGCAAAAGAAATTGGTTTTACCGTTACTGCCATTACCTTGGTAATTGTAGTGGTATTTCTTCCGATCGCGATGAGTTCCGGTTTGGTTTCTGATATTATTTCCCAGTTCTGTGTTACGGTGATTATCGCAACATTGCTTTCATTGTTAGTGTCTTTTACCGTTGTGCCTTGGCTTTTCTCACGTTATGGAAAGCTGGAAGTTATTGACAATAAATCTTTCTTTGGTAAAATACTTGAAAAATTCGAGAACGGACTTACCTGGTTTACCCACAAAATAGAAGGAATCCTGAAATGGAGTTTAGTAAACAAATTGAAAACTTTCGGGATTACCATTATTTTATTTGTTAGTGCAATTGCATTGGCAGTAATGGGTTACATCGGCTCAGATTTCTTCCCGGGAACTGATAAAGGAGAATTCCTCGTACAGATTGAAATGCCCAAAGACACTTCTCTTGAAGAAACCAATTTTATCACGCAGGATGCAGAAAAATATCTTGCGCAAAAACCTGAAATCGTAAAGATGATTACCTCGGTAGGTCAGGTGAGTGGAGGTATGGGCGCAATGCAGTCTACCAACTATAAATCTGAAATCAGTCTTGAATTGGTGCCGAAATCTGAAAGAGAAGATGATACCAAAGTATATGCTGCCAAGCTGAAACGTGAACTTGAAAAAGTATTGGTGGGTGCCAAAGTAACCACCGTACCGGTTGGATTTATGGGAGCTGAACAGGCTCCGCTCCAAATGACGGTAACCGGAACCACCCTAGAAGACGCAATGTCTTATGCAAAAACTGCCGAAGCGCAACTGCATAAAATTGACGGTGCCTCTGAAATAAAACTGAGTGTAGAAGAAGGAAATCCGGAAATTTCAGTTACGGTAGACCGTGATAAAATGACCTCTCTCGGGTTGAATGTTGCTACAGTAGGACAAACGCTGCGAACGGCTTTCAGTGGAAATACCGACAATAAATTCCGTACCGGAAACAATGAATATGATATCAATATCATTCTGGATGAAGCCAACCGTACAAGTATTGATGACGTGCGGAATATCAACTTTGTTAACAGAGATGGTTTCAGAATTCAGTTATCGCAGTTTGCAGACATCAATTTTACTTCAGGTCCGGCGTTGCTTGAGCGTTATGACCGTTCACCTTCCGTTACCATTCAGGCACAGACTGTAGGAAAAACAACCGGAGCCGTAGCTGCCGAATGGGAAGCAAAAATGGCTGAAGTTAAAAAACCTGCTGGTGTAAACTGGGTTTGGGGCGGTAATATGGAGAACCAAAGCGAAGGTTTCGGAACGTTGGGAGTAGCTTTACTTGCTGCGATTATGCTTGTTTACATGATTATGGTGGTACTTTACGATGACTTCCTGAAGCCGTTTATCGTATTGTTCTCCATCCCACTTTCCTTTATCGGGGCGCTTTGGGCGTTGGCATTAACGAACCAGAGTTTGAACATATTTACGATTTTAGGAATCATCATGCTAATCGGTCTTGTAGCGAAGAACGCGATCTTACTCGTAGACTTTGCCAACCACAGACTCGATAAAGGCGAAACCATTGAGAACGCACTGATTCAGGCGAACCATGCAAGGTTAAGACCGATTTTGATGACAACCATTGCGATGGTTTTCGGTATGCTTCCAATTGCGTTGGCTTCCGGTGCTGCTGCGGAAATGAATAATGGTCTGGCGATTGTTATTATCGGTGGTCTAATTTCATCGCTTTTCCTTACGCTGATCATTGTACCAGTGGTGTACCTAATCGTTGTAAAACTGGAATACCGTTTTTCTAAAAAGGAAAAAACAAACTACGAAGAAGAAATGGTGGCTGATTACGAGCACATGCATCCGGAAAACGAACTGGAATTTTAA
- a CDS encoding T9SS-dependent M36 family metallopeptidase gives MKKIKFQLLVLALAGTALPLAAQSTKEIIKTYLQKSARTANEIDFEVINEDFSKSLGGNIVKIQQSVNGIPVFNSVSTAILKNNEVKTYIDAFSRSRVGQTSRLNKVSKPVTFDKIATDFGIKSYVFVERITLENHAAEARPIIYHKIYFEKDGNLVLADQYEFEDNAGMLWLVIVTDDNGAVLLKEMKTNSCSFHHEAYSYDGKQIFPQLEASNHQESSILLAPAASASYNVFPLPFENPYSGSRRTVTNPWILNASPEGWQYVKTTSSELYSNYTRGNNVYATEDLDGDNLTIGNPAIAGSSNNFDFPLDFKKQPLENLDAAITNLFYVNNIVHDILYEFGFTETARNFQWHNFEKGGKETDFVIAQAQDASGTNNANFSSPADGSLPRMQMFLWEAPIINRLFYNSPAEAVTVRPETKDASFGPKLDATGISALVALGNPVDGCTAYPTDFFKDKIALIERGTCNFTVKVINAQKAGAKAAIVYNQNETVTFGTMGGTPAETVNIPSILIKNQDGNYMKSLLSKGDVNVTLRFNPDENISLDGSFDNGIIVHEYGHGLSNRLTGTGTSCLLKTQSAEQMGEGWSDFLALMLTNRPGDNANVARGVGNYALGESTSGVGLRPAKYSPNFSINNFTYAKTNGMQVTDSSTGGMTPDQHSIGFIWATMLWDLHWNFVSKYGYSSDVLANRNSGSGRVLQLVIDGMKLQACNPTFIDGREAILAADKAATDGENKCLIWNTFAKRGLGVKASAGDKKNINDQVEDFTVPEECISGTLATVDIKINQMQIFPNPAQNFFKVQLPTNAKGRFVVSVYDISGKLLLTKNIGLTENEISTASLPNGMYVVKAVGQDSSYTTKLLIKK, from the coding sequence ATGAAAAAAATAAAATTCCAATTATTGGTACTGGCACTTGCTGGTACCGCTCTTCCTCTTGCGGCACAATCAACAAAAGAAATTATTAAAACTTATCTTCAAAAATCAGCAAGAACTGCTAATGAAATCGATTTTGAAGTAATTAATGAAGATTTTTCGAAAAGCTTGGGAGGTAACATTGTTAAAATCCAACAGTCAGTAAACGGAATTCCTGTTTTCAATTCTGTTTCGACTGCAATACTTAAAAATAATGAAGTTAAGACTTACATTGATGCATTCTCAAGGTCCAGAGTTGGTCAGACTTCAAGACTGAATAAAGTCTCAAAGCCTGTAACATTCGATAAAATTGCTACTGATTTCGGAATTAAATCATATGTTTTTGTAGAAAGAATTACGCTTGAGAATCACGCGGCTGAAGCAAGACCGATAATTTATCATAAAATTTACTTTGAAAAAGACGGCAACTTGGTGCTAGCTGATCAGTATGAATTTGAGGACAATGCAGGGATGCTTTGGCTCGTGATTGTAACGGATGACAATGGTGCAGTACTTTTAAAAGAAATGAAAACCAACAGTTGTAGTTTTCATCACGAGGCTTACAGTTATGATGGCAAGCAGATTTTCCCGCAATTGGAGGCTTCAAATCATCAAGAGTCGAGCATTTTGCTTGCACCAGCTGCTTCTGCTTCTTACAATGTGTTTCCGCTTCCATTTGAAAATCCATATTCTGGCAGTAGGCGTACAGTAACAAATCCCTGGATTTTGAATGCGTCACCGGAAGGCTGGCAATATGTTAAAACCACATCTTCGGAACTTTATTCCAACTATACAAGGGGAAATAACGTTTATGCTACCGAAGATCTGGACGGGGACAATTTAACTATAGGCAATCCGGCAATTGCAGGCTCCTCAAACAATTTTGATTTTCCTTTAGACTTTAAAAAACAACCTTTGGAGAACCTTGATGCGGCAATAACAAACCTTTTTTATGTAAATAACATCGTTCACGATATTTTATACGAATTTGGATTTACAGAAACCGCCAGAAATTTCCAGTGGCACAACTTTGAAAAAGGAGGAAAGGAGACTGATTTTGTTATCGCACAAGCTCAAGATGCATCAGGAACCAATAATGCGAATTTCTCAAGTCCTGCTGACGGAAGCTTACCAAGGATGCAAATGTTTTTATGGGAAGCACCGATTATAAACAGACTTTTTTATAACAGTCCGGCAGAAGCCGTAACTGTAAGACCGGAAACAAAAGACGCCAGTTTCGGACCGAAGTTAGATGCGACAGGTATTTCAGCACTTGTTGCTTTAGGGAATCCTGTTGACGGATGTACTGCATATCCGACTGATTTTTTCAAAGATAAGATTGCCCTCATCGAACGTGGTACATGTAATTTTACTGTTAAAGTTATTAACGCGCAGAAGGCGGGAGCTAAGGCTGCAATCGTCTATAATCAGAATGAAACTGTGACTTTTGGAACGATGGGAGGGACTCCTGCAGAAACAGTGAATATTCCATCGATCCTTATCAAAAATCAGGATGGAAATTACATGAAATCTTTGCTAAGCAAAGGCGATGTAAATGTGACTCTTCGATTCAATCCTGACGAAAATATCTCATTGGATGGTAGTTTTGATAACGGAATTATCGTTCATGAATATGGACACGGACTTTCAAACCGTTTAACCGGCACCGGAACAAGCTGCTTATTAAAAACTCAAAGTGCTGAGCAAATGGGTGAGGGTTGGTCAGATTTCCTCGCTTTAATGCTAACCAACAGGCCTGGCGATAATGCAAATGTTGCTAGAGGAGTGGGTAATTATGCTTTGGGTGAAAGCACAAGCGGTGTTGGTTTAAGGCCTGCAAAATATTCGCCTAATTTTAGCATCAACAATTTTACTTATGCTAAAACAAATGGAATGCAGGTTACAGATTCATCAACAGGTGGTATGACACCAGACCAGCACTCTATTGGATTCATCTGGGCTACAATGCTTTGGGATCTTCACTGGAATTTTGTGTCAAAATATGGTTATTCCAGCGACGTGCTTGCTAACCGAAATAGCGGAAGCGGACGTGTATTACAGCTGGTGATCGACGGAATGAAACTGCAGGCCTGCAACCCAACATTTATTGACGGTAGAGAAGCTATTCTAGCGGCGGATAAAGCAGCCACTGATGGCGAAAACAAATGTTTGATATGGAATACTTTCGCGAAAAGAGGCTTGGGTGTAAAAGCCAGTGCAGGAGATAAGAAAAACATTAACGACCAGGTGGAAGATTTTACAGTTCCTGAAGAATGTATTAGTGGTACATTGGCGACAGTTGATATTAAAATTAACCAAATGCAGATATTCCCGAATCCAGCGCAAAACTTCTTTAAAGTTCAATTACCAACTAATGCCAAAGGTAGATTTGTAGTGAGCGTTTATGATATTTCTGGAAAATTACTATTAACCAAAAATATTGGCCTTACGGAAAACGAAATCTCCACAGCTTCTTTACCAAACGGAATGTATGTTGTAAAAGCAGTAGGTCAGGATTCAAGTTATACAACAAAACTATTGATCAAAAAATAA
- a CDS encoding TolC family protein, whose translation MKKLLIGLVLCGGLFQAQEAKVLTLPEAIEHALQHKAEAEKARLNIKKGDAQIAEVKANAYPNISFNSNTTYNPLLQETVLPGEMFGAPGQQVKVSFGQRWTSSNMIQLQQQLFNQSVFTGLKAAKSTKEFYLINAQLTEEQIIEKVANAYFQVYQAEQMNENAKSNLKITDQTIKIIKGLYDAGLARKIDYDRVVVARNNVNSAVQQTSNAVDLSENALKFMIGMDMNQEIQLPQQTFDPSVLGYDANIDDRTEIKLMNKQLELLEWQKKASEAEYYPVVALSANYGFLGQGAKFPWWHGEKDGVYWSDLASIGLNINVPIFNGFATKSRIELNKIEILKAEADLRETKLGLDLAHKNAITLLENNMTMIRTQEENVNLAEEVLKNTRSNYQYGLATLNDILDAERDLTEAKNNLTKAKLDYKLAEIELLKSQGKLRTLNELN comes from the coding sequence ATGAAGAAATTATTAATCGGTCTTGTTCTTTGCGGAGGCCTCTTTCAGGCTCAGGAAGCAAAGGTGCTCACTTTGCCCGAAGCCATTGAACATGCCTTGCAACACAAAGCAGAAGCAGAAAAAGCAAGGCTCAACATTAAAAAAGGAGATGCCCAGATTGCGGAGGTGAAGGCCAACGCCTATCCCAACATTTCTTTCAACAGTAATACGACTTACAACCCGCTCCTGCAGGAAACAGTTTTGCCGGGCGAAATGTTCGGTGCGCCGGGTCAGCAGGTGAAAGTGTCGTTCGGACAAAGATGGACCTCCAGCAATATGATTCAATTGCAGCAGCAGCTCTTCAACCAGTCGGTTTTTACAGGTTTGAAAGCGGCGAAATCTACCAAAGAATTTTATCTGATTAATGCACAACTTACCGAAGAGCAGATTATCGAAAAAGTGGCAAACGCTTATTTTCAGGTATACCAGGCAGAACAGATGAACGAAAATGCAAAATCGAATCTGAAAATCACCGATCAAACCATTAAAATTATCAAAGGTTTGTATGATGCAGGACTTGCCCGAAAAATCGATTACGACAGGGTAGTGGTTGCTCGAAACAACGTGAATTCGGCGGTTCAGCAAACGTCAAATGCTGTGGATCTTTCAGAAAATGCATTGAAATTCATGATTGGAATGGATATGAATCAAGAAATCCAACTTCCTCAGCAAACATTTGATCCATCGGTTTTGGGCTACGATGCCAATATCGACGACCGCACTGAAATAAAATTGATGAATAAACAGCTTGAACTGTTGGAATGGCAGAAAAAAGCGTCCGAAGCCGAATATTACCCGGTAGTTGCATTAAGCGCGAATTACGGATTCCTTGGCCAGGGAGCAAAATTTCCTTGGTGGCATGGTGAAAAGGATGGCGTGTATTGGTCAGATTTAGCAAGTATTGGGTTGAATATTAACGTGCCGATTTTCAATGGTTTTGCAACAAAATCAAGAATAGAACTCAACAAAATTGAAATCTTAAAAGCAGAAGCTGATTTGCGCGAAACCAAACTCGGACTGGATTTAGCACACAAAAACGCTATAACCCTTCTTGAGAACAATATGACGATGATCCGCACTCAGGAAGAAAACGTGAATCTGGCGGAAGAAGTGCTTAAAAATACAAGAAGCAATTACCAATACGGTTTGGCAACTTTAAATGATATTCTGGATGCCGAGCGCGACCTTACCGAAGCCAAAAACAACCTTACAAAGGCCAAGTTAGATTATAAACTTGCTGAAATAGAACTATTAAAATCTCAGGGAAAACTCAGAACATTAAACGAATTAAACTAA
- a CDS encoding TetR/AcrR family transcriptional regulator: MEDKKQFLQKATDLFIEHGSKTLTMDDIAREFGMSKKTLYQLYRNKEALIEEVLDFKLNDIVEKMQKLDVEVENAVERMFCRDEQMERAVRSNKSMMIKQLIKYYPAIFNKHMINFSEKFSEVLLLNIAKGREQGYYREDFNAEIYSKLFVQLMMSYDSSPIVEHEKVEREAFNHEVMMLYMNAITTEKGKSELKKYNLK; this comes from the coding sequence ATGGAAGACAAAAAACAATTCTTACAGAAAGCCACGGACCTGTTTATTGAACACGGTTCCAAGACGCTTACTATGGATGATATCGCCAGGGAATTCGGGATGTCAAAAAAAACGCTGTATCAACTTTACAGAAATAAAGAAGCATTAATAGAAGAAGTTCTCGATTTTAAACTGAATGATATCGTCGAAAAAATGCAGAAACTGGATGTTGAAGTAGAAAATGCAGTTGAACGAATGTTTTGCAGGGATGAACAGATGGAAAGGGCCGTAAGGTCCAACAAATCGATGATGATTAAGCAGCTGATTAAATACTATCCCGCGATATTTAACAAGCATATGATTAATTTTTCGGAAAAATTTTCCGAAGTATTGCTTCTTAATATTGCAAAAGGCCGTGAGCAGGGCTATTACCGAGAAGACTTTAACGCGGAAATTTATTCTAAACTGTTCGTTCAGCTGATGATGTCCTACGACAGTTCGCCCATCGTGGAGCACGAGAAAGTGGAACGCGAAGCGTTTAATCATGAAGTGATGATGCTCTACATGAACGCCATTACCACAGAGAAAGGCAAATCAGAATTAAAAAAGTATAATTTAAAATAA
- a CDS encoding ABC transporter substrate-binding protein produces the protein MKAKIFSLLLIFLLFSCKKETYTFNTDWQKISERVQFRESGESLELKSGKFSYKIPHSKLPMKKIVLLNASLVGYFTELGREDRIAGVSSPEYIYSDKVLDLIKEGKIADVGSEQKYNVEKIVALKPDAVITNHIASFENTYDLLKKNGIEVFFLDEYLEQNPLVKSKYLLLFGKLFGMDKASVVRFNEIKSSYDSLKALTSKINEKPLVLANEIYGSQWYMPGGKTQLARLLKDAGGEYILKDNTEDKAVPMSFEEVYVKAKNARFWVNAGNHSTKKSLLMMNPGYQKLDVFNGGKIYSISGREKGSANDFFESGVVRSDLVLKDYIRIFHPQLLPDYQLRYLKELK, from the coding sequence ATGAAAGCTAAAATATTCTCTTTACTCCTCATTTTTCTTTTATTTTCCTGTAAAAAAGAAACTTACACTTTTAATACCGACTGGCAAAAAATCTCTGAAAGGGTGCAGTTCAGGGAAAGCGGAGAGTCTCTGGAGCTGAAATCAGGAAAATTCAGTTACAAAATCCCCCACAGTAAACTTCCGATGAAGAAAATCGTCCTGCTGAATGCAAGTTTGGTTGGCTATTTTACGGAACTTGGCCGTGAAGACAGGATTGCAGGAGTTTCCAGCCCCGAATATATTTATTCAGATAAAGTTTTAGATCTTATTAAAGAAGGAAAGATCGCTGATGTAGGCAGTGAGCAGAAATATAATGTCGAAAAAATTGTGGCTTTGAAGCCTGATGCGGTCATTACCAATCACATTGCCAGTTTTGAAAACACTTATGATTTGTTGAAAAAAAACGGCATCGAGGTGTTTTTCCTGGATGAATATCTGGAACAGAATCCGCTGGTAAAATCTAAATATTTGTTGCTGTTTGGGAAACTTTTCGGGATGGATAAGGCTTCTGTTGTAAGGTTTAACGAGATTAAGAGCAGCTATGATTCCTTAAAGGCTTTAACCTCGAAGATAAATGAAAAACCGCTTGTTTTGGCTAATGAAATCTATGGCAGCCAATGGTATATGCCTGGCGGAAAAACCCAGTTGGCCAGGCTTTTAAAAGATGCCGGCGGTGAATATATTTTAAAGGATAATACCGAAGACAAAGCCGTTCCGATGAGTTTTGAGGAGGTTTATGTAAAAGCGAAAAATGCTCGGTTTTGGGTAAATGCCGGCAACCATTCCACTAAAAAAAGCCTGCTGATGATGAATCCCGGATACCAGAAGCTTGATGTCTTTAATGGGGGAAAAATCTATTCAATCAGCGGCCGCGAAAAAGGAAGTGCCAACGATTTTTTTGAGAGCGGCGTGGTGCGTTCTGATCTTGTGCTGAAAGATTATATCAGGATTTTTCATCCGCAATTACTTCCAGATTACCAGCTTAGATATTTAAAGGAACTTAAATAA
- a CDS encoding ABC transporter ATP-binding protein produces MSLQITNLTKRFGEQTALNDINLNIDKNEIIGLLGPNGAGKSTLMKSIVGALKIDEGQIIFHGKDITKAKTESKKNIGFLPENNPLYNEMYVKEYLSFVAEIHKLPKSRVEEVTELVGISPEKSKKIGQLSKGYKQRVGLAQAILHQPDLLILDEPTNGLDPNQIIEIRNVIKEIGREKTVILSTHIMQEVEALCSRVILIHQGNIIQDSPVEEFKGKFGSLEEAFQSYTN; encoded by the coding sequence ATGTCACTGCAGATCACAAATCTTACTAAAAGATTCGGGGAGCAAACTGCCCTGAACGATATTAATTTAAACATTGATAAAAATGAAATCATCGGACTTCTCGGTCCTAACGGTGCCGGAAAATCCACCCTGATGAAATCTATTGTCGGTGCCCTGAAAATCGACGAAGGCCAGATCATTTTCCACGGAAAAGACATCACTAAAGCCAAAACTGAAAGCAAAAAAAATATCGGCTTTCTGCCGGAAAACAATCCGCTATACAACGAAATGTATGTCAAGGAATATCTGAGTTTCGTGGCGGAGATCCATAAACTTCCAAAATCACGGGTGGAAGAAGTGACAGAACTCGTGGGAATTTCCCCTGAAAAATCAAAGAAAATCGGGCAACTGTCGAAGGGTTATAAACAACGTGTCGGACTTGCGCAGGCGATCCTTCATCAGCCTGATCTCCTGATCCTCGATGAACCCACCAACGGGCTCGACCCGAACCAAATCATCGAAATCAGAAACGTCATCAAGGAAATCGGCAGGGAAAAAACTGTGATTCTCTCCACGCACATCATGCAGGAAGTGGAAGCGCTCTGCAGCCGAGTAATCCTGATTCACCAAGGAAATATCATCCAAGATTCGCCTGTTGAGGAGTTCAAAGGTAAGTTTGGAAGTTTGGAGGAGGCGTTCCAGAGTTATACGAACTGA
- a CDS encoding efflux RND transporter periplasmic adaptor subunit, whose translation MKKNTIISILAVLAIAAIFFFILQNNKKKNEAQVAVVAETNKDVQVRTATVAAEEISGEFSVNGTFLPNRQAMISPEMGGQLIALYVKEGSYVRAGQSIGKLAGDKVNVNVTSARANLDNAVAALNRYEMAYKTGGVTALQLDQARLQVKNARAQLQSANLVSGDTNIISKVSGIVNQKLVEVGSVVGAGSPIVEVVDISSVKLKVDVDQSLVSQLSLGNTVKVKPDVIDGDLDGRITFIAPTASGALKFPVEITVPNSFNKLKAGMYGTAVFNRSGATNVLTIPRDAFVGSVSDNQVFVVRNNIAYLTKIKGGVNYGDRVEVISGLKAGDEVVTSGQINLTDKTPIRKLK comes from the coding sequence ATGAAAAAGAATACAATCATCAGTATATTAGCTGTTTTAGCGATCGCCGCGATTTTTTTCTTCATCCTTCAAAACAACAAAAAGAAAAACGAAGCACAGGTAGCCGTAGTTGCCGAAACCAATAAAGATGTACAGGTAAGAACCGCAACAGTTGCAGCCGAAGAAATTAGCGGTGAGTTTTCCGTAAACGGAACTTTTCTGCCAAACCGACAGGCGATGATTTCCCCTGAAATGGGCGGTCAGCTAATTGCACTTTACGTAAAAGAAGGCAGTTATGTACGTGCCGGACAAAGCATCGGAAAACTTGCCGGCGACAAAGTAAACGTAAACGTAACCAGCGCAAGAGCGAATTTGGATAATGCCGTGGCAGCGCTTAACCGTTACGAAATGGCATATAAAACCGGTGGAGTTACAGCATTGCAACTCGATCAGGCAAGACTTCAGGTAAAAAACGCAAGAGCACAACTGCAATCTGCAAATTTGGTTTCAGGCGATACCAATATCATTTCTAAAGTGAGCGGAATCGTGAACCAGAAGTTGGTAGAAGTTGGTAGCGTTGTTGGTGCAGGTTCGCCAATTGTGGAAGTGGTAGATATCTCTTCAGTAAAACTGAAAGTGGATGTAGATCAGTCATTAGTGAGTCAACTTTCCCTCGGAAATACCGTAAAAGTAAAGCCTGATGTAATTGATGGTGATCTGGACGGAAGAATCACTTTCATCGCACCTACAGCTTCCGGAGCATTAAAATTCCCGGTAGAAATTACAGTACCGAACAGTTTTAATAAACTGAAAGCAGGAATGTACGGAACCGCAGTGTTCAACAGAAGTGGTGCAACCAACGTACTTACCATTCCACGTGATGCTTTTGTGGGAAGTGTAAGTGATAATCAGGTGTTTGTTGTAAGAAACAATATCGCCTATCTCACAAAGATTAAAGGAGGTGTAAACTACGGCGACCGTGTAGAAGTTATCAGTGGTTTGAAGGCTGGTGACGAAGTTGTAACCAGCGGCCAGATTAACCTGACAGATAAAACTCCTATCCGTAAACTTAAGTAA